The Phaseolus vulgaris cultivar G19833 chromosome 5, P. vulgaris v2.0, whole genome shotgun sequence genomic interval CTAACAAGGTACAAGTTTCAATCTTCATTTGAAGATGGATCAACAAGCAATTCTAGAGGGGCAAAAGATTTCAAATGGGGTGATCCAAGAATTGCTGCACATTTCATTGAAGAAACTGAAGTGGTGGGGTTAGAACTCCCAAGAGATGAATTGATCGGTTGCTTGATAAAAGGAACCGACCAACTCTCATTGGTTTTTGTGGTAGGCATGGGAGGACTTGGAAAAACCACTCTTGCTGAACAAGTTTTCAATAATCAACAAGTGAAAAGACACTTTCACTGTGGTTCTTTTATCACAGTTTCTCAATCATACACTGTGAGGAAGCTATTGACAGAAATGATACAAAAGTTTTGCAAGGATGCTAATGAGCCTATTCCCAAGGGACTGCATGAGATGGATGATAAGACATTAGTAACAGAAGTGAGGCAATACCTTCAGTCAAAGAGGTAtttgttgttgtttgatgaTGTCTGGAAAGAAAATTTTTCCGATGAGATTCTGCTTGCCTTGCCTAATAACAACAAAGGAGGTAGAATCATCATCACCACTAGAATGATGCAAGTTGCAGAGTATTTTAAGAAATCAGTTCTTGTTCATGTTCACAAACTCCAACCTTTGTCTCCAAACAAAGCATGGGAGCTCTTCTGCAAGAAGGCATTTAGATTTGAACCAAGTGAGCAATGTCCAACTGAGCTTGAGGACATGTCAAAGGGTATTGTTGAAAAATGTGGAGGGCTACCACTAGCAATTGTTTGTCTTGGTGGTCTTTTGGCAACAAAATCAAAAACCATGTTTGAATGGAGAAAGGTATGTGAGAATCTGAGAATGGAGCTAGAGCACAATACACATTTAAATAGTTTGAAATGGATTTTATCTCTTAGTTATGATGATCTTCCTCACAATTTGAGATCATGCATGTTGTATTTTGGTCTGTATCCTGAGGACTACTCCATCAGTCGCAAGAGATTGACCAGGCAATGGATGGCTGAAGGGTTGGTCAAAAATGAGGAGAGAAAGCCTGAGGATGTTGCTGAAGACTACTTGACACAGTTAATAGGTAGAAGTTTGGTTCAAGTTTCCAGAGTTGGCTTTGATGGTAAAGTTAAAACTTGTCAGATCCATGATTTATTGCGTGAAGTCATCATTAGAAAGATGAATGAGTTAAGTTTTTGCCACTTAATGCATGAAGATGATGAACTAGACAGTGTTGGAATAACTAGAAGGTTTTCCATAGCTACTTGTTCCAACAATGTGCTGAGGAAAACTAGTAACTTGGGCATTCGTGCTATTTATGTTTTCACCAGAAGTGAATTGCCTGAAGATTTTGTTGGTAGATTATCTGCCAAGTTTAAGCTTTTGAAAGTTCTtgattttgaaagaactttgtTGAATCATGTTCCTAATAATTTGGGGAATCTTTTCCACCTGAGGTACTTGAACTTGAGTCATACAAAAGTAGAGGTTCTTCCAAGATCCATTGGAAAGTTGCTGAACTTGGAAACATTGGATTTAAGACAAACACAGGTGCAAGTACTACCAAGAGAGATAAAAAACCTCACAAAGCTACGACTTCTTCCAGTCTACTACAGAAAATATGAAGGACAGTACTCTATGTTGAATTTCACAACTGGGGTGAAAATGGAAAAGGGTATTGGATGCTTGAAATCCTTACAAAAGCTGTACTTTTTGGAGGCTGATCATGGTGGATTAGACCTTATGCAAGAGCTCAAGATGTTGAAACAGTTAAGGAAGTTAGGTATAAGGCGAGTGCAAACAGAATACTCAAATGCATTATCTAGTGCAATAGGAGAGATGAGCCACCTTGAATCTCTCAATGTAAGTGCTAAAACTAAGGATGAAATCATTGACTTGAACTTTGCATCAACTCCACCACCCTACCTTCAGGTGTTGAATTTGAAAGCTAGAGTTACAAAGTTGCCTGATTGGATTCCAAAACTTAAGTATCTTGTGAAGTTAAGGCTTGGTTTATCAAATTTGGAAGGAGATCCACTGGACTCACTGCAAGATTTGCCAAATCTGTTGCGGCTGAATATGTGGGATGATGCATATGTTGGTGAAAGTTTGCACTTCAGAGGAGGAGGTTTTCCAAGGTTGAAGGAAGTGGATCTTACTAGACTAAGCAGATTAAGTTCTTTGTCTATAGATGAAGGAGCTTTGCTTGGTCTTGAGCACTTCAGATTTAAAGATAACCCCCAAATGAAGGTGGTGCCTCATGGCCTCAAACACTTGAAAAACCTTCAGTTTCTTGGCTTTGCTGATATGCCACCTGAATTGGTAGAAAGCATTGATCCAGAAAAGGGTGGACAAGATTATTCAGTGATCAAGCATATTCCCCTTGTCCTCATTCGTCAGAATGTTGGACCAAAATTCCATGACTATGAGTTGCGTCCTATTCCCACATTAGCCACTGTCTGAAAGGTAAAGCTATTGTTTCCTCATGACATTTTTATTCTTGTTCTTGTAACAGTTTGAATTTATAATGATGCTCTTATCAACAATATATGTTTTTGATTTCTGTATTTTGAATTTCCATTTCATGAATCAATCTTCAATCAATGTGTATTTCTTAaagatcccacatcgattagaaattagaacatttcataatatataagtaggtgcaaacaTTATCTTATAAGTTGGTTTAGCTTAAAGTCGACTTCTAATTATATATTCTCTCACATGTTTCAAACAAAACTATGGTTTACGCATGCTTAGCTTGCTACTACTTAAAGAAATCAAGAATATCATTTATAGTAAAACAAATAAACAGTTGAAAGACAAAAATTTCAATGAGACTGAGGAGAGACAATGAAGAGCTACAAGAAGAAAAGTCAggatgttttgttttcggaaaaccagttttgttcaccctcggtctgggacttactacgccttactccttaggTATTTTGCTCTGAAATTTCTACCAGaaattcgtcattgtgtctattgagttttggctgtgATTTGAttcccaaattcgtcccacaagattcacaataaactttttattcacAACTGCCAGAGCttaaaggaaggttcgtttgtgtgtgaaactgtttgatatttttcctAGGTcaatactcattcgtttgacctaaaatttgtcgcattttgtcccaagttcagtcgagattcttacgtggaatttcaggaaaaaattatttcggaagaatttttcaaaaattttgtgcaaaccaaggctatcctctactaaaacttgtgaaattttgccatactttttgcaattttattttgggtccatattgcgctgaaaaaattcacacaagtactttcatatgttgtttgcgcccaggtaaggaggcacgcccataaacaaatcacagaaagaagatacggggaagaaaagccaggatgttttgttttcgaaaaactagttttgttcaccctcggtctgggacttactacgccttactccttgggtgttttggtatgaaattgTTACCAGACACTCGTCGTGTTGTCTATttagttttggctgagatttgattCCCAAAtttgtcccacaagattcgcaattaACTTTTTATTCACCACTGTCAGGGATGAAAGGAAgatttgtttgtgtgtgaaactgtttgattttttttcctaggtcaatactcatctgtttgacctgaaatttgtcgtattttttcccaaattcaatcgagattcttacgtggaatttcagaaaaaaaaactatttcgagaaaaattttcataaattttgtgaaaaccaagGCTTTCAACTAGCAACGGAAGATTCTACATTAACccttttttttgtttcatcTCCTTTTGTATTTGATATGACTCTCTCAAGCATACTGAGATTGAATGTAACTAATCCAACTCTCTTGTACTACATATTTATCTATATGATATCCTTTTTATTCTTAATGATTAGAATTTTGTTCTTAATGTTAAGATGAATTAATCACTCGTCCTTTGATGATTTATATTCAGGTTGAAAAATAGATCTAAATTTGGGTTGAATCAAATCATCTAATAtagatttgaaattattattcgAATCAAGTTTGAAGCTTAAGGCAAAGGTTCTGCTACGATAATTTGATGAATCAATTGTTAGAATAGAATCTTTAGAAGTTCTAAAATCGAGGAATTGATTTATAAGGATCTTTAAACTTTCAATAACATTGAAAGATTAAGTACGTATATAGATAATCAAGGGAGTGCAGAAGACTGAGATAGGTGAAATTGAATGTCAATACCTTTTATCATTGTTATAACCCAGTTTTATTATTACTTGCTTCAAGTTAATTTCATAACTCAACCATAGATAAAACTTATTGAAAAACTCTTTTTGTAAAACTTTTGTGTAAGTTTAAAAGTAGAATATAGGAATTGTTGTTCTTGTATGAGTGGTCGACACAACGATTGAACAATTGATTTCTTCTGTTTGATCGTATTTcacttctttcttcttttactATTAACTCTTAACTTCGACTTTCAGTCGGGAGTGTACCTCAAATAAGTGTTTCGTATTCAAtgcaataattattataataatgatgTAACATAATTAACCATCGTATTATGGTGTTTTGGCTAATTATAATACCTTGCAGAAATGGATCATGAAGATAACTACAATAATCTTTCTATTTCCTTTTCTTTAACAGGAAAAGCCCAACAAAAATGGCTGCAATCTCACCCAAACCAGAGTTTGACAAGATGGGAAGATACAGTGAAGAAGGTTTTATCCAAATTTTTCCCTCTCTTCCCTCCTTCTACATATATTTCCATGTGAAGATTGAGAAAGATAGGGAGTTTTATTGAGAAAATGTACAAAACATGAATTTGATGTAACACAACTTAACATCTTTTGTAATGGGATGAGACCACAGACTAAGATGTTGTTTGATGATTTTGCAGGCAGATCAATCATGATGAAGGACTTTGAAGAAGTCATCACAATTATTGATGCAGTAGCATCCAGTGATAATCAAGCCCACACCAAAACATGAATTTCAGATTTTAGAGTTAGATGCACAAAATGTTATCTTAGGTTTCTTTGACATTTTCAAGAATGTTTAATTTGatcaatacaattttaaaattgtttcatttcaataaaaaaataaaaaaatctctttCTACTTATAGATGCATGATTGTAAATATATCAACACTATTTTCTATAATATTAAATGTTttctttgtaaaaatatttctaaagaAGGATGAAAGAATTTATAACTTTTTGTGTGAAAAAATATCCTAAAAGACATATTTAATAGCTCTTGGGTCTTGTTTTTCCCTTTACTATATGTGAACATGTACAAATGATACACCCCAAATATTCTAGGTGGAAGCTTAAATGTATGAGTTATGTTATGTATGGATAAAATAAGTGTAGAAATTCCATTGAactttttaaagacaaaataatagaagataatattaattaaataggTCAGAGTAAGTATAGCCTTCcctaaaaaaatttgaaacattACTGCTCCAGTTTGTTCTAATAAGTGCTATTTTTTCATTCAACAACTCCATGTTGTTTAGGTTTATACATATGAAGATTCATAAATTATCCCttcctttttaaaaaaacaattaagatatgattaaaataatctttaatatTATCAGACCTAATTTTCTTGATAATAACTCCAAATTGATTCTTAATGAGTGACACAAACTATATAACAACACACTAcaaaaagttttaattttagtaGGAGTTTATTAATGGAGGTTACTATAACCTCTAGTAAAACACAAATATAGTAGAGGTTTTTCTAAACCCCTAGTAAGACACATATTTACTTGAGGTTTTCTAAACCCCTAGTAAGACATTGAGGTTTTCCAAACCTCTAATAAagccaataattttttaataaataaaaataaaatattttaatttttttttcttggcttctctttttttctccttttttaaCCTAAGATTAGTAAAAACTAGAAAACATAAAAGTGATGTTGAGatagtttttttagttttaattaagTGAGATGGTGTCTTTTCTTTCTAACCTAAGAAACGTCTCCATTCACACTCTCTCTAACCCTAAAAGTTTCTCCATTCACACTCTAAAAGCTTCTCTATTCACATTCTTCTCTAACCATAAACGCTTCCCCTTTCACAATCTTCTCTAACCCTAAACACTTCTTTAATCTCTCATCTTCAACAACAAATTCGAACTTAGTTTAGAATTCTCGTCATTCGTGCTACGCCATTTTGGTTGTGGATGTGGTGTTATGTCTATAACTTCCTCTCAATAATTCATGATTCTTCGCTCCGCAACTCATGGTTCGTCGTAATTCTTCGCTCTACAACTCATGGTTCGTCGTATTCGTGGCGAGGTTCATACACACATTGGTGCTTCCATCTAGGTATTATTGTCTATTCTATTTGTTTGGATTATTCAATGCAATGCCTGTATTATTACCGTTGTTTCAAATTGGGGATAAACTTGAAATCCAATAAATTGGGGATAATCGAGTTTTACCTCTGTTTTGTATTATGCAATTGCTGTATATTTTGAATCACTGTTCCACTGCTTGTGATGGATTATTATTGGCCTGTTGTGTAGGAAAGAGTTATTTTCTTATATCGTATGtcgttattataatttttttaaatccaaagactagttttttatgtttttaggaGTCTTTTATAAAGATTACAGTAAAAAACAGGAAAATAAGATTTGGTCATTCACTATTTTCAAAGGATAAGTGCTAAAATGCCCAAGAAATTGAAGCGAAAAGTACTTCACTTTGCAAAATGATTCTAGATTTCTTGCCTCAATGCCAACTTTTGGAGCACTCCTTTTGTATCTCTGCAgatttaaggttattttcttCAATACTTGGGCCTTCATTTTCTTTAATACATAGTTTCTATATAATTGAAATCTGGTCTTCTAACTTTAgtccattatttttttaacatcttTTTCGAGTGATATTCATggcctttctttctctttgctTCATATTTTTCTAATGATGCCAGGATTTCCAAGCTTACATACGTATTCAACATCTCTATTCTCACATTCAGTAGTTTCTCTTATTCTGTACAATCTATGATTTTAATCCTTCTATTATTTTTAGGATACTTTATTGGAACTTGAGTTTCAaggtgtaaaaaaaaaatcaccatgCTTCAATTGTTAAGTTTTTTTCAGCAGATGTTATTTTAATTCAGTGACAAGTGATTTGATTCCATGAATATATCTCCATATTAAAGAGATCATCTAACATATTAATTTGTACGTTCTCTCAGTTTGCTTCTCTTACAGATAAGAGATAAATCATGTATAAAGCATTTAATGTTCCGAGATCCTATATTTTTGGTACACAAGACCTAAGATTTTATTTGTCATATCTACCGCAACAAGGAACCTTTCACAATACAGGACCTTCATGGGTTTGTGGAGTCGTAGTGATGAGCATCAAAGATGATCACATTGGCTTTCCTGGGTTGTCTCAGTTGGATCCTATGTATGTTAAAaagtattttgtatttttttttgtttaaagaCTTACATCCATTAGTTGTGTTGACAAATGGTGTTGGCAGATATTCCTTCATTTTGGTTGTTGTCAACGCAAGTCCAAacactataaaaaattatttttttcttttgtctgCCATTCTTTTGTCTGtcattctttttttcttcatcttcttgaatCTTCTTTTTCAGCTATCTTGACACATCTCCTCTTCCTTGCTTTTTATTTAGTAGTTGTCTTGCTTGGATGCTAAATTAATAATGACGTGTTTATACTGACAGAACAACAATCCTACTATAGAGATCTGCATGTCAAGCCCCTTGGCCTTCTCCTTACTTAGATGCTTTTGGTGAGGAGGTAAGTTTACCTTTTGATAGATTTACTAACATACCAAACATTATTCGTTTCTTCTCTGCAACCAAGAAGCTGATAGAACCAAgtaatttatatgattatttatACCAAATGTTAGCTggttataatttatatattttatgtgctTTGGTTTTTGTAGCCCCCTTCCTGTCTTGAGGCCATTGGAGAGCGATTCAGGTTCAACATTCTCAGATATTATGAACTATCAAAGGTTTGTTTTGAGTTCTGTGTTGCAAATGATAAGGGGGAAGTTTACGGTTCCATCTATAAGTGTGGGGTAGGCCTTATAAATGTTCTAGAAGTGCATAATGTTTTACAAGAGTTGGCCATTGGAGTGAATCAAGCTCTTCTGATACCTCTGGTATGGAACTCATTACTCCCTTTCATTGATATCTTATAATCTTCTATTAGAATAAACCTTGAATAACTGCTCATAACTATCTATTTTAAATTGTCATGATCATAGAAAAGAAAGGGATAAGTTTAGGTTTCAACCAATTATTAGGTTGTTAAAAGGTATATAAACTGGAATCGATTGATACCGAACTAAATTGaatgatatataataaaattaaattgtttagaAAGACActaaactaaaattattatattagtgTAGTCTTTAGAAGCGGAATAGTTTCTAAAAGAACGTTTTGAACTAATTTGGATTATAACTtgagattgaaaaatattatctaaGATTTCTAATGGTAATAATTCAAAACACTTCAGATGTTTCAAATAAGAAACAATTTAGAGTAACTCAATTTTGTTCAATTCATCAAAACCATGATGTAATTGagtttaattgaattttaaaatagttcACTTCAGTTCATGCATTTTGCCCAGTTCTACCAATTATACCAACATTTTACTTTTCTTCAAACAGGTGTGTTAACATACTGTTTTTTAGGAATTATATTAGCATATTTGCACCTATTATTTTCATAGTTATAACTTATAGTACTTTCTTACccatatttgtatttctatcaTATCCATACTCATAATCATTTgcaatttatcatttttttttgtcttcagATGTAGATTCAAATTGTTAAACCAGATTCAGCTGAAAAGGGTAAATCTACTCACAAGGAAACAAAACTGATTCCGAAACAAATGTAGTAAGTCAAGAGTTCTACATTTCATCAACAAAGTTGTCCTTCAGGATCTTACTAgaagtgtaaaaaaaaatataacattttattgttattttaattttcaattttgtcaATCATTTATATTGTGCAGCTCAAATATGGAAGTAATAAAGAAGCACCAGTTAATGGTATTCTAAGGGTtgtgtgatgtgattccaatagccacacaGAAGAAGagtcttgacactttgaggaatcaccttgagctggaaaatatagaggcactttcttagaagtttgatcatggttctaagtcaagaactcaccaataacaagtaccaaatcccaaactcatttggatgaaccaaatattgtcaaattgaatcaacaaaggaatttaaaaagaagagaccgaacaaaattgaattaaaatcaaatgtaccgaacagaattaagaaacaaacagaatataggtgctggaaaattagaagaaccgaaacaacaacaactcaaaacacaaggcaacatgaacaaattgaagaagaagaaaggaaggagaagagaatgctcatgaagatggaagaatggttggatgatcacgccactagaagtatggatgctcctagatgagtgtgcaagccgccacttgaggaaaccatggtccttcaagataagactagagtagaagctcaaagctctccaaatgctcactccaattttgagtatagtttctttagataaattcaaatatgaattttacaaggaaggcacctctatttatagcctaaggtgctgaaaaatgaaagctaaaacaattcaaaattccttCCAATTcaaactagaaccggcgcctatttgcaaagcaaggaaggtgtgatcctttccttcactttggcaccccctattctactcctacacctatctactaatacacccccctaaagctcctaactaaagcctaaaagatgctataacaaaagaggtttctaaggtttccctctaagcaccttcaactaaagacactacagaaagagaaaataaatgtcctctagctcccaaggctttgaacatgcttcttgtaatcctttgaggtggactttgacctccatgggcgtcctccatttgtgcctccacctcttcttgagcttgatgagtggcctccatgttctcttgggcttgatctccatcatactccccgagttggagagaattcgaccacgaattctggagacctacagaaaaaggagttagatcgctgacattaaaagtatgactacctaagaatgtatcaggcatatctaactcataagcattgtcattaatcctcttgaggatttggaaaggtccatcccctcgaggcattagtttggacttcctttgagtaggaaaacgatccttcctcaagtgaagccaaacccaatcgccctcatcaaacaacaatgcttttctccttttattggcaagttcagcatacttgccaaccttcttctcaattctcttcttgatgtctttatgcaaagttttcacaaaagaagccttttcagccccatctttgcacaagacatcttcaagaaggggaataggaagaagatcaagaggtgttaggggattaaacccatagaccacctcaaaaggagaatgggaggtggtagaatttactactcggttatatgcaaactcaacatggggtagtaaattctcccacactctaggattccccgaaataaagcatctcaatagttgtcccaaagttctattcaccacctcggtttgaccatcagtttgtgggtggcaagtggtagaaattaaaagcttagttccaagcttgccccacaaggtcttccaaaagtgactcaagaacttaggatctctatcggacactatagacctaggaatcccatgcaagcgaaccacttcttggaagaagaggtttgcaatgtggcatgcatcatccactttgtggcaaggaataaagtgagccatctttgaaaaacgatccactaccacaaaaatggagtcctttccctttgatgtcttgggtaagcctaagatgaaatccatagatatatctacccaaggcattgaagggataagaagaggagtataaagaccatggggatgcattttagatttagctttgcggcaagctatgcatttatcacacaaactatgaacatgtttatgcatatgaggccaaaagaaatgttcatgcaacacatccaaagttttagcaaccccaaaatgtcccattaagcccccctcatgagcttctctaacaagagataatctaatagagcattggggaacacaaagacgttttcctttaaaaagaaagccatcttgaataaaaaaatctttgtgtcctcccttaagacactcttgatagaggagagaaaaatcaaggtcatcatgataaagttccttaatgtgatcaaaaccaagatattgagaggttaaaagatttagcaaggtgtatcttctagaaagagcatccgccacaatatttattttgccttgcttgtgtttgatcacataaggaaattgctcaatgaattccacccacttagcatgcctcttgttaagtttgttttggcttttcaaatatttaagagattcatgatcactatgtatcacaaactctttgggaaaaagatagtgttgccaagtaaacaaagccctaacaagtgcatataattccttatcataggtggaatagttgagatgacttcccttcaatttctcactaaaataggctatggggtggccctcttgaaggagaacaaccccaatacctatgcttgaagcatcacactcaatctcaaatgtcttagtgaaattaggaagggccaagatgggagcattagtcaatttttctttcaaagtatcaaaagcattttgttgtgcttctccccaatgaaagaccacatcctttttcactgtcattgagtggtgcggcaatggtaccaaagtttgggacaaatcttctatagaaagaagcaagcccatgaaaacttcggacctcattcaaagatttcggtgtaggccaattttgaatggccaccacctttgttttgtccacatggacccctttacaactcacaacaaacccta includes:
- the LOC137834701 gene encoding disease resistance protein RPM1-like; its protein translation is MADSAVSFVLELLYQLVREEGSLLKGLGNDFSDIKQELESIKAFLKDADRRAGDHEGVKTWVKQLRELSFSIEDVIDEYIMDVAHRVYHHQPCIASLQKIAHHIKTLKSRHQIASEIQDIKTEVQGIKERSAWYKFQSSFEDGSTSNSRGAKDFKWGDPRIAAHFIEETEVVGLELPRDELIGCLIKGTDQLSLVFVVGMGGLGKTTLAEQVFNNQQVKRHFHCGSFITVSQSYTVRKLLTEMIQKFCKDANEPIPKGLHEMDDKTLVTEVRQYLQSKRYLLLFDDVWKENFSDEILLALPNNNKGGRIIITTRMMQVAEYFKKSVLVHVHKLQPLSPNKAWELFCKKAFRFEPSEQCPTELEDMSKGIVEKCGGLPLAIVCLGGLLATKSKTMFEWRKVCENLRMELEHNTHLNSLKWILSLSYDDLPHNLRSCMLYFGLYPEDYSISRKRLTRQWMAEGLVKNEERKPEDVAEDYLTQLIGRSLVQVSRVGFDGKVKTCQIHDLLREVIIRKMNELSFCHLMHEDDELDSVGITRRFSIATCSNNVLRKTSNLGIRAIYVFTRSELPEDFVGRLSAKFKLLKVLDFERTLLNHVPNNLGNLFHLRYLNLSHTKVEVLPRSIGKLLNLETLDLRQTQVQVLPREIKNLTKLRLLPVYYRKYEGQYSMLNFTTGVKMEKGIGCLKSLQKLYFLEADHGGLDLMQELKMLKQLRKLGIRRVQTEYSNALSSAIGEMSHLESLNVSAKTKDEIIDLNFASTPPPYLQVLNLKARVTKLPDWIPKLKYLVKLRLGLSNLEGDPLDSLQDLPNLLRLNMWDDAYVGESLHFRGGGFPRLKEVDLTRLSRLSSLSIDEGALLGLEHFRFKDNPQMKVVPHGLKHLKNLQFLGFADMPPELVESIDPEKGGQDYSVIKHIPLVLIRQNVGPKFHDYELRPIPTLATV